Below is a window of Methanomassiliicoccales archaeon DNA.
CAACCGTCGGTCTGAAATTCAAGGACGGAGTGGTATTGATTGTGGACAAGAGGATAGCCAGCAGGCTCATGGAACCAAAGTCCATCGAAAAGATATTCAAAATAGACCATCACATCGGCTGCGCGACCTCAGGGCTTGTGGCCGACGCTAGGATCCTAGTGGACCAGGCCAGGGTCATCGCCCAGGTGAACAAGATCACCTATGACGAGAACATGGGCGTGGAAGAGCTTGTGAAACGTATCTGCGACTATAAACAGAACTACACCCAGTACGGCGGCGTCAGGCCGTTCGGGACTGCCCTTCTGGTCGCCGGCGTGGACGAGCTCGGTGAGCACCTGTTCGAGACTGACCCGAGCGGAGCGCTAGTTTCCTACAAGGCGGGCAGCATCGGGGCCGGCCGTAACGTCGTGATGGAAGTCTTCGAAGAGCTGTATGCAGAAGGCATGGAGATGGAAGCCGCAGTGGAGTTGGGCCTCAAGGCGCTGAAGAAGGCTACCGAGGAAGAGAAGCTCAACCCGAAGGCCGTGGAGATCGGTATCGTAAGGCGCGGGGAGAACTTCCGCCGCCTGGACGACAACGAAGCAGAGACCTATATCCAAAGGGTCAACGCCGCGTGATCGGTGTCTGGATGGTAGACATCGAGGACGCGATCATCGCGAAGCTGGAATCCCACGGGGAGACCTTTGAGATCCTGATCGACCCGAAGGTGGTCAATCTCCTCAAGGAGGGGAAAGACCCCAACCTAGTCGATTATATGGTCATAGACGAGGTCTTCAAGAATGCCCACAAAGGAACGAAAGCTCCCGAAGAGAAGATCAAGGAGATCTTTGGCACGAACGATGTGGTCGAGGTCGCCAAGCAGATCATACTCAAGGGAGAGATCCAGTTAACCGCCCAACAGCGAAAAGAGATGCTGGAGAACAAGCGGAAGCGGATCGTCTCCGAAATAACCAGGAACGCCATCAACCCCCAGACCGGGGGACCGCACACGGCCGAGCGCATATCCATGGCGATGGATGAGGCCAAAGTGCACATCGACCCCTTCAAACCGGTGGAGCAGCAGATCAACCAAGTGTTAGACAAGCTGAGGCCGCTGATACCGATCCGATTCGAGAAGATCAGGATCGCGGTCAAGCTCTCCGGTGACGAGTATGGCAAATGTTATGATGATATCATCCACTTCGGGAAGATCATCAAGGAAGAATGGGAACCCAACGGTTCCTGGATCGGTGTGGTGGAGATCCCTGCAGGGATGAGGGACGACTTCTACGGGCGTTTGAACGAAAAGACCAAGGGGAACGCGCAGACGAAACAGCTCAAGGGCTGAGCGTTCGTTGCTTCGACGGAAGGGAAGGTTTTTAAACCAATCAGGATTTGCATGAAGATGTGGTCAAATGAATAGAGAAGGTGCAGGTGGAGACCGGGAGATCGTGATCCCCGGAGATCTGCTCGATGCGAGCGGCCTTAAGGCCGGAAGCGGCGCCTATGCCGTGGAGGGCAAAGTGTTCGCCGCTCAGTTGGGCATCAAGAGCGTAAAGTCAAATTTTGTGAATGTCATTCCCCTGGGTGGGAGATACATACCGGCCACTGGCGACAGTGTGATCGGCAAGGTGATCGACATAGGACCGTCGAACTGGCTCATTGATATCAATTCCCCTTACCCGGCCCCGTTGCACGTCAACGAGGTCCCGTGGAGGGTGGAGTTCGGTGACACGTCCAAGTACCTCAACGTAGGCGACACCCTGCTGGCAAAGGTGTTGATGGTGGACGAGACCAAGAGGGTCCAGGTCACGATGAAGGAGCAGGGCCTGCGCAAGCTGTCCGGCGGTCAAGTGATCGATATATCATACACCAAGGTGCCCAGAGTGATCGGGAAGGGAGGCTCCATGATCCAGCTGATCAAGAGCCACACCAACTGCCGCATCTTCATCGGGCAAAACGGAAGGATCTGGCTGGACGGGGAGATCGAGAGCATGGTGACGGCGATCCACGCGATCCGCATGATCGAGGAAGGCGCCCAGCAGTCCAGGCTCACGGAGAAGGTAAAGGAATATCTCGAGTCGATGACGAAATCAAATTGATCTGGTGAACTTATGAGCGGAAATACAGGTGTCAAACTCATTGATGACAATGGGATCAGAATAGACGGAAGGAAGGTGGACGAGCTGCGGCCCATCAAGATTGAGGCCGGCGTCCTAAAGAGCGCGGACGGCTCCGCCTACGTCGAGATCGGCAAGAACAAGGTCCTGGCGGCGGTATACGGCCCCAGGGAGTGCCACCCCCGGCACATGCAGAACCCGGCCAAGGCGATAGTCCAATGCAAATACAACATGATCGCGTTCTCGGTCGGCGACCGCAAGAGGCCGGGACCGGACCGGAGATCAGTCGAGATCTCCAAGATCATATCCGAGGCCTTAGAGTACGTGGTCTTCACCGAAAGCTTCCCCCGGACCTCGGTGGACGTTTACATCGAGGTGCTGCAGGCCAACGCCGGAACGAGATGCGCTGGACTTACCGCGGCCTCGGTCGCATTGGCTGACGCGGGGATCCCGATGAAGGACCTGGTGCCGGCAATCGCCGTCGGCAAGGTCAACGACCAGGTGGTCCTGGACCTGAACAAGGAAGAGGACAACTACGGTCAGGCGGATGTCCCGATCGCCATGATCCCGCGCACCGGAGAGGTTCTCCTGTTGCAGATGGACGGCCACTTGACCGTCGCCGAGTTCAACCAGGCGATGGACTATGCGGTCCCGGCATTGGAACAGGTCTACCAGATGCAGAAGGACGCGTTGCGCCGAAGGTATGCCATCACCGAGACTGCCGAGGAAGCGGCGGCCGAGGAACAGAACCCGTCCGATTCCCAGGAGGCCTAAGGATGGCACGCTCTGTCGTATCTGAGATCAAGAGGGACCACATCCACAAGCTCATCGCCAAGGGCAAGCGGGTGGACGGAAGGGTCTGGGACGAGTTCAGGCAGATCTCCATCGAGACCAACTACATCGAGACCGCCGAGGGTTCGGCCCGGGTCAAGCTGGGCAACACCGACGTGCTGGTCGGGGTCAAGATGGGCATCGGAGCACCGTTCGGGGACACCCCGGACAGGGGAGTGCTCTCCACCAACGCCGAACTGATCCCGATGGGATCACCAAACTTCGAGGCTGGCCCGCCAGACGAGAACTCGATCGAGTTGGCCAGGGTGGTCGACCGCGGTATCCGGGAGTCTGGAATGATCGACCTCGAGAAACTGTGCATCGAGAAGGGCAAGGAATGCTGGATCAACTTCATCGACATCTATGTTCTCGACTATGACGGGAACCTGTTCGACGCAGCAACCCTGGGAGCTGTCGCAGCTCTCAAGACCTGCAAGGTCCCAGCAGCAGAGAATGGCAAGGGCGAGGACTTCATGATGCCGATCAGAACAATGCCCATATCCTGTACGGCCGTACAGATAGAAAACGTTATATTGTTCGATCCGACTCTCGACGAAGAAAAAGTGGCGTCGGCTAGATTGACGGTGACCACTGACGAGAACGGTGACCTCAGGGCCATGCAGAAGGGTCTGCGCGGCGCCTTTACAATGGATCAGGTCAAGAACATAATCGAGACCTCCCAGAGACTAGGCAATGAGCTGAGAAAGCTGGTAGGGTGAAATCGATGGCAAAGAGAACAGAGAAAGCAGGAACCGCCGGAAGGTACGGAGCAAGATGCGGTGTCGTCACCAGGAAGACGACCAGGGACATTGAGGCAATCGAGAGATCGAAGTCCGAGTGCCCCACATGCCACCATATGAATGTCAAGCGGGTATCCACCGGGATCTGGCAATGCCGGCACTGCGACGCCAAGTTCGCGGCCGCCAGCTACACGCCGACCATAAAGAAGATCACCTCAAAGGAGGTGCTGGCCCAGAAGGCTCAGCTCGGCGGAGGCGAACAGCACGTATAAGTGCGGGAACTGCGACAAGCCCATCCGATCGAACGTCAATGCGGTCGGTATGCAGTGCGAAAATTGCGGCTCCAAGATCTTCTACAAGGAACGCCCGAACGTCAAGAAGGTCATAAAGGGAAGATGAGCGGGATGCTCCGGGCCACCCTAAAGGTCCGCACTGGCCACGCCAACACTATCCTGGCATCGATCTCGCCCGAGGCGGGCAGGGAGATACCGAGGACCAAGGTCGCGGCCCATGTGGAACCGGGCCAGGTGGTCCTGAAAGTAGAAGCAACCGATTTGGCCGCCATGAGAGCGGCGCTCAACTCCTACCTCCGATGGATGCAGATCGCGGAGGAGATGAGCATAACATCAGGTGAGTGACATGGACGATATCAGCCCCAAACTCCAGAACCAGATCGCACAATTCCAACAAGTGCAACAGCAGCTCCAGCAGATCCTGAACCAAAAGTTCCGGATGGAATCCCAGCTCAAGGAAATGGACCTCACCATCGACGAGCTAAAGAAGACACCGGAGGACAGCCCTGTCTACAAGAACGTAGGCGCGCTGATGATCAAGGTGTCCGACCGCGAATCCCTGCTGAGGGAGATCGAGGACGACAAGGAGACCTCCGAGGTCCGCGTAAAGTCGCTCGACCGGCAGGAAAAGATGCTCCGCGAAAAGTACCAGCTGATGCAGGAGCAGATATCCAAGGCCATGGGCAGCGGCGCTCGTCCGTCCGAAGGTTCGGACGACAACTGAAACCACATTTTTGGGACCATTGTCCCTTCTTTCATTCTTTTGACGTACATCCATACCATATCCAGAGTTCGAAACATGGAAATATTGACCGCCCATACCATCTGAACATGCTCACGATGATCGCAGAGAGGCTCAAGCAAGGTCGGAAGGTCATCTTGCTTCACGGCAACGCCGACCCGGACGCGCTGGGATGCGGCTACGCGATCGCCAAGGCGTTCCCCGATGCGGACATATGCGCCCCCGGAGGTCTGGACAAGATCTCCAAGGTCATCGCGATGAAGCTCAACCTCAAGGTCCTGGACCGGATGGACATGACCGAATATGACCAGGTGGTCGTGGTGGACACCTCGTCGCCGGACCAGCTTGGAGAGTTCTCTTCGGTGCCAGCCAATGCCATAATCATCGACCATCACGCCCGTTCGGACCGCTGGGGGGACCGGACCTACTATTGCGATGACAAGAAGAAGAGCTGCGCGGAGATCGTATACCAACTGTTGCGGGTAGCCGGGATCGGGATCGAACGGGATGTCGGCCTGGCACTGCTGGCGGGCATGCTGACGGATAGCGGCCATTTCCGATACTCCAATGCGGGCCTGCTGCGTTCATTCGCCGACCTGATGGAAGAGGCCGGTCTGGAGATCGACGAGGTCACCTCGGTGACCGACCTGGAGCCGGACGTTTCCGAGAGGATCTCGCAGCTGAAGGGGGCACAGCGCATCCGCTTCGACCGCGTGGGCGACCGCATCGTGGCCATATCCGTCGGCAGCGCCTATGAGAGCTCGGTGTGCAAGGGCATGCTGGCGATCGGCGCGGACGTGGCGTTCGTGGGTTCCCAGAGGGACCAGAGCTTCCGGTTGTCGGCCCGGGCCAGGCCGGAGATGGTGCGCATGGGGTTCCATCTGGGAAAAGTGCTGGAGAACATCGGCGTGGAAACGTCCAACGATGGGGGCGGCCACGGAGGCGCGGCCGGCCTGGTCGGAGTTGGGGATGTGGAGGCCATCCTGAACATCTGCATGCAACGCGCCATGGACTTTTTGAGAGAAAAGAAACGGAGCAGGGAATCCCTGTCCCCGTGAGCTCTAGACCGCAGAG
It encodes the following:
- the psmA gene encoding archaeal proteasome endopeptidase complex subunit alpha encodes the protein MQPGQMAYDRAITVFSPDGRLFQVEYAREAVKRGTTTVGLKFKDGVVLIVDKRIASRLMEPKSIEKIFKIDHHIGCATSGLVADARILVDQARVIAQVNKITYDENMGVEELVKRICDYKQNYTQYGGVRPFGTALLVAGVDELGEHLFETDPSGALVSYKAGSIGAGRNVVMEVFEELYAEGMEMEAAVELGLKALKKATEEEKLNPKAVEIGIVRRGENFRRLDDNEAETYIQRVNAA
- a CDS encoding ribosome assembly factor SBDS, translating into MVDIEDAIIAKLESHGETFEILIDPKVVNLLKEGKDPNLVDYMVIDEVFKNAHKGTKAPEEKIKEIFGTNDVVEVAKQIILKGEIQLTAQQRKEMLENKRKRIVSEITRNAINPQTGGPHTAERISMAMDEAKVHIDPFKPVEQQINQVLDKLRPLIPIRFEKIRIAVKLSGDEYGKCYDDIIHFGKIIKEEWEPNGSWIGVVEIPAGMRDDFYGRLNEKTKGNAQTKQLKG
- the rrp4 gene encoding exosome complex RNA-binding protein Rrp4, yielding MNREGAGGDREIVIPGDLLDASGLKAGSGAYAVEGKVFAAQLGIKSVKSNFVNVIPLGGRYIPATGDSVIGKVIDIGPSNWLIDINSPYPAPLHVNEVPWRVEFGDTSKYLNVGDTLLAKVLMVDETKRVQVTMKEQGLRKLSGGQVIDISYTKVPRVIGKGGSMIQLIKSHTNCRIFIGQNGRIWLDGEIESMVTAIHAIRMIEEGAQQSRLTEKVKEYLESMTKSN
- the rrp41 gene encoding exosome complex exonuclease Rrp41, translated to MSGNTGVKLIDDNGIRIDGRKVDELRPIKIEAGVLKSADGSAYVEIGKNKVLAAVYGPRECHPRHMQNPAKAIVQCKYNMIAFSVGDRKRPGPDRRSVEISKIISEALEYVVFTESFPRTSVDVYIEVLQANAGTRCAGLTAASVALADAGIPMKDLVPAIAVGKVNDQVVLDLNKEEDNYGQADVPIAMIPRTGEVLLLQMDGHLTVAEFNQAMDYAVPALEQVYQMQKDALRRRYAITETAEEAAAEEQNPSDSQEA
- the rrp42 gene encoding exosome complex protein Rrp42 codes for the protein MARSVVSEIKRDHIHKLIAKGKRVDGRVWDEFRQISIETNYIETAEGSARVKLGNTDVLVGVKMGIGAPFGDTPDRGVLSTNAELIPMGSPNFEAGPPDENSIELARVVDRGIRESGMIDLEKLCIEKGKECWINFIDIYVLDYDGNLFDAATLGAVAALKTCKVPAAENGKGEDFMMPIRTMPISCTAVQIENVILFDPTLDEEKVASARLTVTTDENGDLRAMQKGLRGAFTMDQVKNIIETSQRLGNELRKLVG
- a CDS encoding 50S ribosomal protein L37ae — encoded protein: MAKRTEKAGTAGRYGARCGVVTRKTTRDIEAIERSKSECPTCHHMNVKRVSTGIWQCRHCDAKFAAASYTPTIKKITSKEVLAQKAQLGGGEQHV
- a CDS encoding DNA-directed RNA polymerase subunit P, encoding MRSNVNAVGMQCENCGSKIFYKERPNVKKVIKGR
- a CDS encoding KEOPS complex subunit Pcc1, with the protein product MSGMLRATLKVRTGHANTILASISPEAGREIPRTKVAAHVEPGQVVLKVEATDLAAMRAALNSYLRWMQIAEEMSITSGE
- a CDS encoding prefoldin subunit beta, whose product is MDDISPKLQNQIAQFQQVQQQLQQILNQKFRMESQLKEMDLTIDELKKTPEDSPVYKNVGALMIKVSDRESLLREIEDDKETSEVRVKSLDRQEKMLREKYQLMQEQISKAMGSGARPSEGSDDN
- a CDS encoding DHH family phosphoesterase, producing the protein MLTMIAERLKQGRKVILLHGNADPDALGCGYAIAKAFPDADICAPGGLDKISKVIAMKLNLKVLDRMDMTEYDQVVVVDTSSPDQLGEFSSVPANAIIIDHHARSDRWGDRTYYCDDKKKSCAEIVYQLLRVAGIGIERDVGLALLAGMLTDSGHFRYSNAGLLRSFADLMEEAGLEIDEVTSVTDLEPDVSERISQLKGAQRIRFDRVGDRIVAISVGSAYESSVCKGMLAIGADVAFVGSQRDQSFRLSARARPEMVRMGFHLGKVLENIGVETSNDGGGHGGAAGLVGVGDVEAILNICMQRAMDFLREKKRSRESLSP